A DNA window from Paenibacillus andongensis contains the following coding sequences:
- a CDS encoding sensor histidine kinase: MFVKMWENVKSFLYDYLTLKKRIFIIFLCSTLIPFICIVLISYYAIYSILTNKIQSGIQSNLKQVELSLESTISNLNHVSQQLAFEGSVGKKLDQMLSLPASQSFERSQMISELKEELSLVTFTNPNIGLTLYYFKNDHTYDLENSGVKDNFSPEKLPLLAEYSGISYYGPHLSNNQFDNNFVLSAQRKVDLPQRDDVYVYIETGFHLTQNILNNDQFGGTNFHVFLDNNGRIAFSELPNSFVKDTIFPNFSKEKTFGTFNEYYWFRQASNQGWSIVSVIPKADYNKEMNQWFVQILLFSLLFLGMSLLMAWLLWKMVYLPLNGFNREIKLMVQNRVQTVTVRTKIPEFDFLLHQFRQMREQIWNLFAEVEQKEKRRVDLEVEKLLYQINPHFLMNTLDTVHWLAVMNGQNEIDRLVSSLNKLLHYNLGKLGQASTIHEEIEALKQYLILQQIRYDFKFDVQMNVDEEVWNMPVPRFILQPLVENSLYHGLSDDGYIKVDVSLTNVIQISIHDNGSGMSEETIHNLLHNPETENKKVGMGIGLNYVKRMLESQYGDQAELSIKSVIGKGTTILVSLPNLEVKSRHD; this comes from the coding sequence ATGTTTGTTAAAATGTGGGAGAATGTGAAGTCATTTCTATACGATTACTTAACATTGAAAAAGAGGATTTTTATCATTTTCTTATGCAGTACACTGATTCCATTTATTTGTATCGTTCTTATCTCGTATTACGCGATTTATTCGATTCTTACGAATAAAATTCAGAGCGGTATTCAAAGTAATTTAAAACAAGTAGAGCTTTCCTTAGAAAGCACGATAAGCAATCTAAATCATGTCTCCCAGCAGCTTGCTTTTGAAGGAAGTGTGGGCAAGAAGTTGGATCAAATGTTATCGCTTCCAGCCAGTCAATCGTTCGAACGCTCGCAAATGATAAGCGAATTAAAAGAAGAGTTAAGCTTAGTCACCTTTACCAATCCTAATATTGGTTTAACCTTATACTATTTTAAAAATGACCATACGTATGATCTCGAAAATTCGGGCGTAAAGGATAATTTTTCCCCTGAGAAGCTGCCATTGCTTGCAGAATACTCGGGAATTTCTTATTACGGTCCTCATTTAAGCAACAATCAATTTGATAATAATTTTGTTTTATCTGCACAAAGGAAAGTGGATTTACCTCAACGTGACGATGTTTATGTCTATATTGAAACGGGGTTTCATCTCACGCAAAACATATTGAATAATGATCAATTCGGGGGAACGAATTTCCATGTTTTCCTAGATAATAACGGGAGAATCGCATTTAGTGAGCTTCCCAATTCCTTCGTGAAAGATACGATATTCCCCAACTTTTCTAAAGAAAAAACCTTTGGCACATTTAATGAATATTACTGGTTTAGGCAGGCAAGCAATCAAGGCTGGAGTATCGTGTCGGTCATACCGAAAGCGGATTACAACAAAGAAATGAATCAGTGGTTTGTTCAAATCCTGCTGTTTTCGCTTCTTTTTCTAGGGATGAGTTTACTTATGGCTTGGCTCTTATGGAAGATGGTATATCTCCCTTTGAATGGCTTTAATCGAGAAATCAAGTTAATGGTGCAAAACCGTGTCCAGACCGTTACGGTACGCACAAAAATACCGGAGTTTGATTTTTTACTGCATCAATTTCGGCAAATGAGAGAGCAGATTTGGAATTTGTTCGCCGAAGTCGAACAAAAAGAGAAGCGAAGAGTGGATCTTGAGGTTGAAAAGCTGCTCTATCAAATTAATCCTCATTTTTTAATGAATACGTTGGATACGGTGCATTGGTTAGCCGTCATGAACGGACAGAATGAGATCGATCGTCTTGTATCCTCGTTAAATAAGCTGCTGCATTATAATTTAGGTAAGTTGGGACAGGCCTCAACCATTCATGAAGAAATAGAAGCCTTAAAGCAATATTTGATTTTACAGCAAATTCGTTATGATTTTAAGTTTGATGTCCAGATGAATGTCGATGAAGAGGTATGGAACATGCCGGTTCCTCGTTTTATTCTCCAGCCGCTTGTTGAAAACTCGCTTTATCACGGGTTAAGTGATGACGGATATATTAAGGTAGATGTCAGTTTAACGAATGTGATTCAGATCTCGATTCATGATAACGGTTCAGGCATGTCGGAAGAAACGATTCATAATCTACTGCATAATCCGGAAACGGAAAACAAAAAGGTAGGTATGGGGATTGGGCTAAATTATGTCAAGCGAATGCTCGAATCCCAATATGGCGATCAGGCGGAATTAAGCATCAAGAGTGTTATCGGAAAAGGGACAACCATCCTTGTTTCCTTACCTAATCTGGAGGTGAAATCCCGGCATGATTAA
- the yicI gene encoding alpha-xylosidase: MKFSNGYWMVKEGYTVLNPVDVRDVHQEDSSLTVFAAARKIQRKGDTLNGAMLTCELSSPLPDIIRVRWTHHAGKRSQGPAFELFDNPQTPVSFDEGNDHVAMKSGGLSVKINKHSTWGAEFSFEGRRLTGTNSKGAGHITTANKEIYFREQLELGIGEHIYGLGERFTNVVKNGQTVDIWNEDGGTSSEQAYKNVPFYLSSKGYGVFVNHPEHVSFEVGSEVVSKVQFSVPGESVEYFIIGGKTLKDVLNNYTKLTGKPALPPAWSFGLWLTTSFTTDYDEATVNSFIDGMFERDLPLHVFHFDCFWMKEYQWTNFEWDADMFPDPVGMLRRLKDKGLKICVWINSYIGQKSPLFQEGMDKGYLVKTLDDHVWQWDLWQAGMGLVDFTNPEATEWYKGHLRRLIDMGVDCFKTDFGERIPTDVKYHDGSDPLKMHNYYTFLYNKAVFEVLEEKLGKNEAMLFARSATAGGQQFPVHWGGDCSANYDSMAESLRGGLSLGLSGFGFWSHDISGFEKTAPPDIYKRWVAFGLLSSHSRLHGNESYRVPWLFDEEAVDVLRHFTKLKSTLMPYLFASAIQSTEMGIPMMRAMVLDFASDPSTHHLDTQYMLGDNLLVAPIFNEQGTVMYYVPEGRWTDFFSGRVVEGGKWQEETHSYMTLPLLVKPNTLLAIGVNEQKPDYDYADGVSLHLFELEDGAAAETSIYDVQANLQLTVKAVRMNELIDISVQGGTKPYTVVLRGFTQISSVDGAAWTRSAIGIVLTPQSGVSKIAVRL, translated from the coding sequence ATGAAATTTTCTAACGGTTATTGGATGGTAAAAGAAGGATACACCGTCCTTAATCCTGTCGATGTTCGCGATGTACACCAAGAAGATAGCAGTTTAACTGTGTTTGCTGCCGCGCGGAAGATTCAGCGAAAAGGGGATACTTTAAATGGTGCGATGCTGACTTGTGAACTGAGTTCGCCTCTTCCCGATATTATCCGTGTACGCTGGACTCATCATGCAGGCAAACGTTCGCAAGGACCCGCTTTTGAATTATTCGATAATCCGCAGACCCCTGTTTCTTTCGATGAAGGCAACGATCATGTAGCGATGAAATCCGGCGGATTAAGCGTCAAAATCAACAAACATAGTACGTGGGGAGCTGAATTCTCTTTCGAAGGTCGTCGTTTAACCGGTACCAACAGCAAAGGTGCAGGGCATATTACGACAGCTAACAAAGAGATTTATTTCCGCGAGCAGCTCGAGCTGGGCATTGGTGAGCATATTTACGGACTCGGAGAACGGTTTACGAATGTCGTGAAGAACGGACAGACAGTAGATATTTGGAACGAAGATGGCGGCACGAGCAGTGAACAAGCTTACAAAAATGTACCCTTTTACTTATCCAGTAAAGGATACGGCGTTTTCGTCAATCATCCTGAGCACGTATCGTTCGAAGTTGGCTCTGAGGTTGTGTCCAAAGTCCAGTTCAGCGTACCAGGCGAAAGTGTGGAGTATTTCATAATTGGCGGCAAAACGCTAAAAGATGTGCTGAATAATTACACGAAACTTACCGGCAAACCCGCACTGCCGCCGGCCTGGTCATTCGGTTTGTGGTTAACAACCTCCTTCACAACGGATTATGATGAAGCTACCGTGAACAGTTTCATTGACGGCATGTTTGAACGAGATCTTCCGCTGCATGTCTTTCATTTTGATTGTTTCTGGATGAAGGAATATCAATGGACCAACTTTGAGTGGGATGCTGATATGTTCCCCGATCCGGTAGGTATGCTTAGACGTTTAAAGGACAAGGGGCTCAAGATTTGCGTCTGGATCAATTCGTACATTGGCCAGAAATCGCCGCTCTTTCAAGAAGGCATGGACAAGGGATATTTGGTCAAAACCTTGGATGACCACGTTTGGCAGTGGGATCTTTGGCAGGCCGGCATGGGACTTGTCGATTTCACCAATCCGGAAGCTACAGAGTGGTACAAAGGTCATTTGAGACGGCTAATCGATATGGGCGTGGATTGCTTCAAAACGGATTTCGGCGAGCGCATCCCGACCGATGTGAAGTACCACGACGGTTCGGATCCTTTGAAAATGCATAACTACTATACATTCCTATACAATAAGGCCGTATTTGAAGTGCTGGAAGAAAAACTCGGCAAAAACGAAGCCATGTTATTTGCTCGCTCCGCTACGGCCGGAGGTCAGCAATTCCCCGTACACTGGGGCGGCGACTGCTCTGCCAACTATGACTCCATGGCGGAGTCCCTTCGCGGAGGCCTTTCACTTGGGTTATCCGGTTTCGGGTTCTGGAGCCATGACATCAGCGGCTTTGAGAAAACGGCCCCGCCAGATATTTATAAGCGCTGGGTAGCCTTTGGCCTGCTGTCTTCGCACAGCCGTCTGCACGGCAATGAATCTTACCGTGTGCCATGGCTGTTTGACGAAGAAGCCGTCGATGTACTCCGACATTTTACAAAACTAAAAAGCACACTGATGCCCTATCTGTTTGCAAGTGCTATCCAATCCACAGAAATGGGGATTCCGATGATGCGCGCCATGGTACTGGATTTTGCATCAGATCCGTCCACTCATCATCTGGATACGCAGTACATGCTCGGTGACAACTTGCTCGTTGCCCCAATCTTTAACGAACAGGGAACTGTCATGTATTATGTTCCTGAAGGACGTTGGACCGATTTCTTCAGTGGACGAGTTGTTGAAGGCGGCAAATGGCAGGAAGAAACGCATAGCTATATGACACTTCCCTTGCTTGTTAAACCTAATACGCTGCTCGCTATAGGAGTAAATGAGCAAAAGCCCGATTACGATTATGCGGATGGCGTATCGCTTCATTTGTTTGAGCTCGAGGATGGAGCTGCCGCGGAAACGTCCATTTATGACGTGCAGGCTAACCTGCAATTAACCGTAAAAGCTGTCCGAATGAATGAGCTGATTGACATCTCTGTTCAAGGAGGGACAAAACCTTACACCGTCGTACTAAGAGGCTTCACTCAGATCTCATCCGTAGACGGCGCAGCTTGGACAAGATCAGCAATCGGCATCGTACTAACTCCCCAATCCGGCGTATCGAAGATAGCAGTGAGATTGTAA
- a CDS encoding extracellular solute-binding protein, with amino-acid sequence MRKSKKSMLLLLAGMLVVLSACSEKAKQSPTASTAPAQTGAAQTAAASSEAGPFAKSAKPITIKIGKDVDASDKSLPAGDSPENNPYTRYIKENLNIDTKIVWQAASGKDYDQKVNLSIASNDLPDALVVKDTQFRQMVKSGQLADLTEVYNKYASPAIKHIIETTQGLALKSVTVDGKMYALPNVTTESDMVHMMWIRKDWLDKLGLQPPKTMDDLEKVAKAFVEQDPDGNGKADTIGITGPQLGGLLNADFINPNNNNYGFDPIFSSYHSYPGFWLKGADGKTTYGSLQPETKQALSKLRDLYSKGLIDKEMTIRKDAQELIKNGTSGIYFGMWWAGGYGPLADAIKNNPKANWQAYTAPLDVNGEFTPHMGNPSNQYLVVRKGYEHPEAAIQMENLLLRDESKFDVKVNIGNYPLRVVFAPMDEMDVTYKMMKEVLAGTKKPEDLDLPGYKLLKADAEKVKKVKLEPYDKNDIQYWDPNADLGTWKRMYSTFVGISPLQQPFKKTYSVTYSQTKSMESKWASLDKLEKETFLKIIMGAAPLDSFDKFVEDWKKQGGDQILAEIDESIKK; translated from the coding sequence ATGAGAAAATCTAAAAAAAGCATGCTGCTGTTACTGGCAGGGATGCTAGTCGTATTATCCGCATGCTCTGAGAAGGCGAAGCAATCACCCACAGCTTCGACTGCGCCTGCGCAAACGGGGGCGGCACAAACAGCAGCTGCGTCAAGTGAGGCGGGTCCATTCGCCAAATCGGCCAAACCGATTACGATTAAAATTGGTAAAGATGTTGATGCATCCGATAAGAGCTTGCCAGCGGGAGACTCCCCTGAGAACAACCCGTATACCCGTTATATCAAAGAAAACTTGAATATCGATACCAAAATTGTTTGGCAGGCTGCCAGCGGTAAGGATTACGACCAAAAAGTGAATTTATCCATAGCCAGCAACGATTTGCCGGATGCGTTGGTTGTGAAAGATACACAGTTCAGACAAATGGTGAAAAGCGGTCAACTCGCGGATCTAACCGAGGTTTATAATAAATATGCTTCGCCTGCGATCAAACATATCATTGAAACGACGCAAGGGCTTGCGCTTAAGTCAGTTACCGTGGATGGGAAAATGTATGCCCTTCCTAACGTCACAACTGAATCAGATATGGTTCACATGATGTGGATTCGCAAGGATTGGCTGGACAAATTAGGGCTTCAACCACCTAAAACAATGGACGACTTAGAAAAAGTAGCCAAAGCTTTTGTCGAACAAGATCCTGACGGGAATGGAAAAGCCGATACCATTGGCATAACAGGCCCGCAATTAGGCGGTTTACTGAATGCTGATTTTATCAATCCCAATAATAATAACTATGGTTTCGACCCTATCTTTTCTTCGTATCATTCCTATCCAGGATTTTGGTTAAAAGGTGCGGATGGTAAAACAACCTATGGCTCCCTTCAACCAGAAACGAAGCAAGCTCTGTCGAAGCTGCGTGATCTTTATTCCAAAGGCTTGATTGATAAGGAAATGACCATCCGGAAGGATGCGCAGGAACTGATCAAGAATGGAACTTCTGGCATTTATTTTGGAATGTGGTGGGCTGGCGGGTATGGTCCATTAGCCGATGCGATTAAGAATAATCCAAAGGCAAATTGGCAAGCTTATACGGCACCTTTGGATGTGAATGGTGAATTTACACCGCACATGGGGAACCCGTCCAATCAATATCTTGTTGTTCGCAAAGGTTACGAGCACCCGGAAGCTGCCATTCAAATGGAAAATCTGTTGCTGCGTGATGAGTCCAAATTCGATGTGAAAGTTAATATTGGAAACTATCCTTTACGTGTTGTTTTTGCCCCAATGGATGAGATGGATGTTACGTACAAGATGATGAAAGAGGTTCTTGCAGGCACCAAAAAGCCGGAGGATCTAGATCTCCCAGGATATAAATTATTGAAAGCCGATGCTGAAAAGGTGAAAAAGGTAAAACTTGAGCCTTATGATAAGAATGACATTCAATACTGGGATCCTAACGCAGATTTAGGGACATGGAAACGTATGTATTCCACATTCGTAGGGATATCCCCGCTGCAGCAGCCGTTTAAGAAAACCTATAGCGTGACCTATTCGCAAACAAAATCCATGGAAAGCAAATGGGCTTCACTGGATAAACTAGAGAAGGAAACATTCCTCAAAATTATCATGGGAGCTGCGCCGCTGGATTCCTTTGATAAGTTCGTAGAAGATTGGAAAAAGCAGGGCGGAGATCAAATTCTTGCTGAAATCGATGAGAGTATCAAAAAGTAA
- a CDS encoding Gfo/Idh/MocA family protein has translation MLHIGIIGTGGFSKMHAKILSEMEDVQIQAVCGTSKTKAEEFASAFSIPSSYESVSEMLDAERLDAVYILVPPMSHGEFEIQLIERGIPFFVEKPLGVNVEQPSQILTELRKKPLITSVGYHFRYTDTVSQMKQLLSQQNVGMITGGWMGSMPQVAWWRDQERSGGQFIEQSTHLVDILRYCIGEIDEVYALYGNQVMHKQFDGVTAADVGTVSLKFRSGAIANISNTCVLPNGLGKVGITCYTQEGMLEWDTERLKLIEAHATSEIKRLVNPYLVENEAFIHALKTGDTVGILSDYADAFKTQQVTVAALESAKSGLPVRLV, from the coding sequence ATGTTACATATCGGCATTATCGGTACAGGCGGTTTCAGTAAGATGCACGCAAAAATTTTATCCGAGATGGAAGACGTGCAGATCCAAGCGGTATGCGGGACGAGTAAGACAAAGGCGGAGGAGTTCGCTTCGGCATTCAGCATTCCTTCCAGTTATGAAAGTGTTAGTGAGATGTTGGACGCCGAGCGCTTGGATGCCGTATATATTCTAGTACCGCCAATGTCGCACGGGGAGTTTGAAATCCAGCTTATTGAAAGAGGCATTCCTTTTTTTGTTGAAAAGCCGCTTGGTGTCAATGTCGAGCAGCCCAGTCAGATTTTAACCGAATTGCGCAAGAAACCCTTGATTACGTCCGTAGGCTATCATTTTCGTTATACAGATACAGTAAGTCAGATGAAACAATTGTTGAGCCAGCAAAATGTCGGCATGATTACGGGCGGTTGGATGGGCAGTATGCCTCAAGTTGCTTGGTGGAGAGATCAAGAGAGATCAGGTGGACAATTCATCGAACAAAGCACACATCTTGTCGATATTCTGCGTTACTGTATCGGAGAGATAGACGAAGTCTACGCTTTGTATGGCAATCAAGTGATGCATAAGCAATTTGATGGGGTAACGGCAGCCGATGTGGGAACGGTTAGTTTAAAATTTCGCAGCGGAGCAATAGCTAATATTTCTAATACGTGCGTGCTGCCAAATGGTTTGGGCAAGGTGGGTATTACCTGCTATACGCAGGAAGGCATGCTGGAGTGGGATACGGAGCGATTGAAATTGATCGAAGCCCATGCAACCTCTGAAATTAAAAGATTGGTTAATCCCTATCTCGTAGAAAATGAAGCCTTCATCCATGCGCTAAAAACAGGGGATACCGTCGGTATTCTTTCGGATTATGCGGATGCCTTTAAGACACAACAGGTGACTGTTGCTGCACTGGAATCAGCGAAATCGGGATTGCCCGTTCGCCTGGTATAA
- a CDS encoding carbohydrate kinase family protein: protein MYDIVALGEVLIDFTPAGNSELGYALFERNPGGAPANVLAALAKWGKRTGFISKVGSDIHGQYLVDTLGQCGIDTQGVVMSSEANTTLAFVQLDASGDRSFSFYRKPGADTLLTENEVLLDMIAQSKLFHFGSLSMTNEPSASATRKALLFAKENGCTVSFDPNLRIPLWDDLEHAKRMMEYGLSHADIVKLSEEELVFLTDVTDLEEGSRVLYEAFGPSIILITRAEKGAFYRFGQATGSVSGYAVNAIDATGAGDAFFGGFLNGWLDSNQTIQTISETEIRSIISFANAAGALATTRRGAIPAMPSLEEIRKVTKHHDNS from the coding sequence ATGTATGATATCGTTGCATTAGGTGAAGTGTTAATCGACTTCACACCAGCTGGAAACTCAGAGCTAGGTTATGCTTTATTTGAACGAAACCCTGGGGGCGCGCCAGCCAATGTGCTGGCTGCTTTAGCTAAGTGGGGCAAGCGGACTGGCTTCATTAGCAAGGTTGGATCCGACATTCACGGACAATACCTAGTGGATACGCTTGGACAGTGCGGTATTGATACGCAGGGCGTAGTAATGAGCAGCGAAGCGAACACGACGCTGGCTTTTGTTCAATTGGATGCTAGTGGCGACCGCTCCTTTAGCTTTTATCGTAAACCAGGAGCCGACACGCTGCTGACAGAAAATGAGGTTCTCCTCGATATGATTGCGCAGTCGAAGTTATTTCACTTTGGCTCGTTATCGATGACGAATGAACCGTCAGCCTCCGCGACAAGGAAAGCACTTCTGTTCGCCAAAGAAAATGGCTGCACGGTATCGTTTGATCCCAATTTGCGAATTCCGCTTTGGGACGATTTGGAGCATGCTAAACGGATGATGGAATATGGCTTGTCACATGCTGACATCGTGAAATTATCGGAAGAAGAGCTCGTATTCTTAACGGATGTTACTGATCTTGAAGAAGGATCACGTGTGCTATACGAAGCCTTTGGTCCTTCCATCATTTTAATTACGCGGGCTGAAAAAGGCGCTTTTTACCGTTTTGGTCAAGCAACGGGGAGCGTTAGTGGTTATGCTGTAAATGCCATAGACGCTACAGGTGCGGGCGATGCGTTCTTCGGTGGTTTCCTTAACGGTTGGCTTGATTCTAATCAAACCATTCAAACAATAAGTGAAACTGAAATTCGAAGCATAATCAGCTTCGCCAATGCAGCAGGTGCTTTAGCAACAACCCGAAGAGGAGCCATACCGGCGATGCCGAGCCTAGAAGAGATACGAAAGGTGACGAAGCATCATGATAACAGCTAA
- a CDS encoding helix-turn-helix transcriptional regulator translates to MKEQITAASIAKRVNMSRSYFSQCFKEIIGINFSEHLRHKRIEKAKEYLLYTNKTILWIAENVGYMDEKYFSRTFREQTGLLPSEFRLKNVTGREMSEK, encoded by the coding sequence ATGAAAGAGCAAATTACGGCTGCGAGTATTGCGAAACGGGTTAATATGAGTAGAAGCTACTTCAGTCAGTGCTTTAAAGAAATTATAGGCATTAATTTTAGCGAGCATTTACGTCACAAACGCATAGAGAAAGCAAAAGAGTACCTGCTGTATACGAACAAAACGATTCTCTGGATTGCTGAGAACGTTGGATATATGGATGAAAAGTACTTTAGCCGCACCTTTCGGGAGCAAACAGGCTTGCTGCCGAGCGAGTTTCGGCTGAAGAATGTAACGGGTAGAGAAATGTCCGAAAAGTAG
- a CDS encoding helix-turn-helix transcriptional regulator: protein MQQANLKEDRIHGDPLYPIRVYEICCQPGEELLELHWHDELEFLMLTKGRAVFRVSMDDYELEAGEAIFVNSGQLHSGRISANEECCFTAVVFHSDILGGERFDLVREKYINPLIQQKFVTPAHITHHTAEERELLALVLQVFDLNINERPLYELSTKALLQLVISKLIMLGGPAFREHPPSVNPTHIDRLKLIIEYMQINYSSPIRLEDLAAIVSFSESYFCRYFKGFTGKSPLEYLNQVRSQRAALLLKDTNKKITEISLDVGFNTLSYFIGVFKTHFGHTPSEYRKRLRTSEGMGV, encoded by the coding sequence ATGCAGCAAGCCAATTTAAAAGAGGACCGCATCCACGGTGATCCGCTTTATCCGATCCGGGTGTATGAAATCTGCTGCCAGCCAGGGGAAGAACTGCTTGAACTTCATTGGCATGATGAGTTGGAGTTTCTCATGCTTACCAAGGGAAGGGCGGTATTCCGTGTTTCTATGGATGACTATGAATTGGAAGCCGGAGAAGCGATATTCGTGAATTCCGGTCAGCTTCATTCCGGTCGTATATCCGCAAATGAAGAATGCTGCTTCACCGCCGTGGTATTTCATTCGGATATATTGGGAGGCGAGCGGTTTGATCTCGTTCGTGAGAAATATATTAATCCGCTAATCCAGCAGAAATTTGTCACTCCTGCCCACATCACCCACCATACTGCTGAGGAGAGGGAGCTATTAGCGTTGGTGCTGCAAGTGTTCGATTTGAATATTAATGAAAGGCCGTTATATGAGCTTTCTACAAAAGCATTGCTGCAATTGGTTATTTCAAAGCTAATTATGCTGGGAGGTCCTGCTTTTCGCGAGCATCCGCCTTCCGTCAACCCAACGCACATAGATCGATTAAAGCTGATTATCGAATATATGCAAATAAACTATAGCAGTCCGATTCGTTTGGAGGACCTCGCGGCCATCGTTTCTTTTAGCGAGTCTTATTTCTGCCGATATTTCAAAGGTTTTACAGGAAAAAGTCCACTGGAATACTTAAACCAGGTGCGGTCTCAGCGAGCGGCTTTACTACTGAAGGATACCAACAAGAAGATTACTGAGATTTCGCTTGATGTCGGCTTCAATACCTTAAGTTATTTTATTGGCGTGTTTAAAACGCATTTTGGTCATACACCTTCTGAATATCGCAAAAGATTAAGGACGAGCGAGGGAATGGGTGTTTAG
- a CDS encoding glycoside hydrolase family 32 protein yields MITANNQTQFRPQLHFTPKDQWMNDPNGMVFYEGEYHLFYQYHPESTVWGPMHWGHAVSHDLVHWEHLPIALAPDEHGTIFSGSVVVDKHDTSGFFGGKSGLVAVFTHHDTIPGTDLTRQRQSLAYSMNRGRTWTKYANNPVLIEEDLPDFRDPKVFWYNPQQSWVMVIAAGDEVRFYKSVNLKDWTYSGEFGLGQGSHDGIWECPDLFELPVDGDMNNKRWVLIVSIGDDANFPEGSRTQYFIGSFNGNTFVPEESPAPLLWLDHGRDNYAGVTWSDVPEQQGRRLFIGWMNNWKYANVIPTSEWRGAMTLPRELTLTAEMEGVRLRQKPIRELQAQRRSEENWAAFELENSEITVAQGDLLEIIAEFEFDNTLEFGLKLRTSETEETIVGYSTHEQLLFIDRSRSGAADFHADFACKHSALLEAETGNVKMRIFVDRSSIEVFVNDGKLVMTDQIFPLSSSAGIKLYTKEGSVKVKSLTIYTLNSIFD; encoded by the coding sequence ATGATAACAGCTAATAATCAAACACAATTCCGGCCGCAGCTTCATTTCACACCGAAAGATCAGTGGATGAATGACCCGAATGGGATGGTATTTTATGAGGGGGAGTATCATCTTTTCTATCAGTACCACCCTGAAAGTACGGTTTGGGGACCTATGCATTGGGGTCACGCTGTCAGTCACGATCTGGTTCACTGGGAGCATCTTCCCATAGCGCTTGCGCCTGATGAACACGGTACTATTTTTTCAGGAAGCGTAGTGGTTGATAAACACGATACAAGCGGATTTTTTGGTGGAAAGTCAGGTCTAGTCGCTGTTTTCACGCATCATGATACGATACCTGGGACGGATCTAACTAGGCAAAGACAAAGTCTTGCTTACAGCATGAACCGAGGGCGAACGTGGACAAAATACGCAAACAACCCCGTACTTATAGAAGAAGATCTGCCTGATTTCCGTGATCCCAAAGTATTCTGGTACAATCCTCAGCAAAGCTGGGTAATGGTCATTGCTGCGGGCGACGAGGTCCGATTTTACAAATCAGTGAATTTGAAAGATTGGACCTATTCGGGTGAATTTGGGTTAGGACAAGGCTCGCATGACGGTATTTGGGAATGCCCAGATTTATTTGAGCTGCCAGTAGATGGAGATATGAATAACAAGAGATGGGTGCTTATTGTTAGTATTGGAGATGATGCCAATTTCCCGGAAGGATCACGCACTCAGTATTTTATTGGGTCTTTCAATGGGAATACTTTTGTTCCAGAGGAATCCCCGGCTCCACTTCTTTGGCTGGATCACGGAAGAGATAACTACGCTGGCGTCACATGGTCAGACGTGCCTGAACAGCAGGGAAGACGCCTGTTTATCGGGTGGATGAACAATTGGAAATATGCCAATGTGATTCCAACCTCCGAGTGGAGAGGAGCGATGACGCTTCCTAGAGAGCTTACACTTACGGCGGAAATGGAGGGGGTCCGGCTCCGTCAGAAACCTATACGTGAGCTCCAGGCTCAAAGGCGAAGTGAAGAGAATTGGGCAGCTTTTGAGCTTGAAAATTCCGAAATAACGGTAGCTCAAGGCGATTTGCTGGAAATCATCGCAGAATTTGAGTTTGACAATACATTAGAATTTGGTTTGAAGCTAAGAACCTCCGAAACAGAGGAAACAATCGTTGGCTATAGCACTCATGAGCAACTGCTGTTTATTGATCGCAGTCGTTCTGGAGCTGCCGATTTCCATGCTGATTTTGCATGTAAGCACAGCGCTTTATTGGAAGCCGAGACTGGAAATGTTAAGATGCGTATTTTCGTGGACCGGTCGTCCATCGAAGTTTTTGTCAATGACGGGAAGCTCGTCATGACGGATCAGATTTTCCCATTATCTTCGTCAGCAGGTATCAAACTGTATACGAAAGAAGGGAGCGTTAAGGTTAAATCACTAACGATTTATACGCTTAATTCCATTTTTGATTGA